A part of Aegilops tauschii subsp. strangulata cultivar AL8/78 chromosome 2, Aet v6.0, whole genome shotgun sequence genomic DNA contains:
- the LOC109763986 gene encoding uncharacterized protein — MGWKERRSDGARGNHSGGARGNRSGGARSNRGAVILGDKTHFGDALEWENMTRGGVNHNTRAAILEHDKTHFGDASERENMTNSGVNHNTRPKDLLVGRRAVPHDHNEQITSESDIGRRFKGLEEKGSSKHAGHCAVKAIEIPGQTCDRRAVILEDKTHFGDASEWENMTRGGVNHNTRAAIREHDKTHFGDASERENMTNRVNHNTRPNDLLAGSRAGSHDHYDICSKQIAKESDIGKRFKSLEEKGNSKSAGHFYVMDIDIEGQTCDRRCRCVDAALDRRYFDQPFACIHCHGSVIQSLVDYIEWNPITEAFVPPGDAYGDVFVDAGINIRVIL; from the exons ATGGGCTGGAAAGAGCGCCGCAGCGATGGCGCGCGAGGCAACCACAGCGGGGGCGCGCGAGGCAACCGCAGCGGCGGCGCGCGAAGCAATCGCGG TGCCGTTATTTTGGGAGATAAAACACATTTTGGTGATGCTTTGGAATGGGAGAACATGACAAGAGGAGGAGTAAATCATAACACAAG AGCTGCTATTCTGGAACATGATAAAACACATTTTGGTGATGCTTCAGAAAGGGAGAACATGACAAACAGTGGAGTAAATCATAACACAAG GCCTAAAGATTTGCTAGTGGGCAGGAGGGCTGTTCCTCATGATCACAATGAACAAATCACAAGCGAATCAGATATCGGCAGACG GTTCAAGGGCCTGGAAGAGAAGGGCAGTTCGAAACATGCTGGCCATTGCGCTGTGAAAGCTATAGAAATTCCTGGACAAACTTGTGATAGAAG AGCCGTCATTTTGGAAGATAAAACACATTTTGGTGATGCTTCGGAATGGGAGAACATGACAAGAGGAGGAGTAAATCATAACACAAG AGCTGCTATTCGGGAACATGATAAAACACATTTTGGTGATGCTTCAGAAAGGGAAAACATGACAAACAGAGTAAATCATAACACAAG GCCTAATGATTTGCTAGCGGGCAGCAGGGCTGGTTCTCATGATCACTATGACATTTGTAGTAAACAAATCGCAAAAGAATCAGATATTGGCAAACG GTTCAAGAGCTTGGAAGAGAAGGGAAATTCGAAATCTGCTGGGCATTTCTATGTGATGGATATAGACATTGAAGGACAAACTTGTGATAGAAG GTGCCGTTGCGTTGATGCAGCTCTTGATCGACGCTATTTTGATCAACCATTTGCCTGCATTCATTGCCATGGGAGTGTTATTCAATCACTTGTGGACTATATTGAGTGGAATCCCATCACCGAGGCATTTGTGCCACCTGGGGATGCATACGGGGATGTTTTTGTGGATGCTGGGATCAACATACGTGTCATCCTGTGA